Part of the Gimesia chilikensis genome, CGCGGAGGCGTCTTCGATTTTCAGATCGATGATCAGATTGGGAAAGTCTCCCACGAGACCGTGGTAGGCGCTCATGGTATCCAGTTCGGGTTGCCGGGCGCCGTTTTCGTCAAAGACGACGTTATTAAACGCGTACGAACGGTTAGCGACCAGCGAGTAGACGCGGTGCTCTTCCCCTTTGGTCAGGCGGATGAAAGTGTTACTGGGTAAAAACGGTGTGAACTTGAGTTGCGTGCGCATCGTGAGGGTGGAGAGCGCGGCCTCCCAGCCGTCGAAGTCGTTCACGGGGTCAGTCAGTTTGACGTCCGGTTTGTTTCCGGTATTGAGCAGATCGCGCGGACCGCTGACCGCTTCTGTGAACTGGCGTTGAATCTGGCTGAGCACACCGGAAATGGGGTCGGTCCCTTCTACTTCGAGCCCCTCGCCCACATTTTCTCCTGGAAATGGCATGCGGAAGAGGAGTTCCTGTCCGATGCCGCGGGTCCAGAGGTCGCGGTATTTCTTCCGCGCGTCGACCGGCAGCAGACGGAGAAAGTTGTCTTCGAATTCCTGCCGGAGTCGGCTCATGAATTCCCAGGTATCGAGCTTCTGTGCGACGCTGCCGTAGTATTCGTAGTTAACGACCAGGGAGTAGTACAACCGTTCGAAGCCGCTGTAGTCGATCAGCCAGAAGGTGGGCGGAATGCCCCCCTGTCGTCCGCGGAGGACGGTCGCATTGGTTTCATTGCGGAGAATGGTGAGCCAGGCGTTCGAGTTCTGCTGATTCCCGTCCCAGACATCGTTGATCTCATAACCAGTCGGCTTGTATTGATCGAGGACCTTGAAATAAGCGTCGTTGTAGACGGCGTTCCCTTCGAGGCCGTAGTCCATGAAGTCTTCCCAGGACTGCAGACCAAGTTCCGGCTTGAGGACGGAGGGATCGTGTGCGGGGTCGACAAAGAAGACCCAGAAATTGTCTTTGATGGCGTAGGTTGCCAGGTTTCCGACACAGACCGGGCCGCGAATCATGCCGCTGACGATCAGGTGTGAATTCTCCACGAGAAACTGCGCCCGCGACCGGGCGGGGATGGCCTGGAAGACTTCAAAGGGGTTGTGGCTGCTGTAGCCGGGCTCCAGGCTTTTCCCGGCGACCGGTTCGATCTGGAAGAATAGCTCATCGAGGTGTTTCAGTTTGTCGTCGCTGAGCTGCCAGACGAAGAGTGACTTCTGAACCCGCGATTCGGTCACTTTTTTCAGGCGGTAATAGAGTTTGTCGACGCCCGGGAGGTACGGATTATTATAGGGTCGGGCCGTCTTGATTTCGTGGACCGGACTGGCGGTGACCACCTGCTTGCCGTCTGCAGCGGTTTTGACCTGGATCGGCGGTGTGGTGGAGCGAACGAGGCGAAAGTATTCACCCGGCGATTCCTCGAAATGCAGCGTCGCGAGAAATGCATGCTCAAAGATGAAGCGGCTGACCAGAGGAGAGAGTGGTACATCCTGATTGAGATAGGCTTCCCAGCGGGCGACGACTTCCGGCTGTTTCAGTTGCTGGACCTGGGCCATGACCTCGGCTGTGGGGCCGGGGGAGCCGGCGGAGATCCATTCTGAAAAGAGCTGATTCTCGTCCGCAGTCAGGGCGGGCATTCCGAAGGGCATCCCCGCGGTGGGGCGTTGTTTCAGATAGGCGTCGATGCCCTGCTCGCAGGGACAAAGGTGTTTGTTGACGGACTGGTAGATCGGTTCGAGTGGCTGCAGTTCGAAGGGGGGCTGGTTATGTTCGGTGCCCGCAACCAGCATGCGGAAAAGGATGCTCTTCGCAGGTCGTTCTTCGGGAGGCCCCTGCTGTTCGACGACACTGCAGAAGCCCTGCTCCCGCCAGGCAGCCACGGAAGGCTGGTCGAACAGCCGGACCGGTTTTTCCGCGAACAGGTGCGTTGCATCGGGATTGACTTTACGGGCACCGCGGAGCAGTCCTTCGTAACAGGTAAGCTTGAGCAGGCAGGGTGAGTCGAGACAGCCATGACAGACGATGCAGCGACGGTTGAAGATCGGTTGTATTTTGTCGAGATAGTAACTACCGGCGAGCTCGGAGCCGGTGGTCTCCGGATACGTGGTGGGCTCTAGAACGAAAGGTTGCCAGTCAGCCTGTTCGCTTGCCTGATGCCAGACAATGCCTCCGACAATCGCTCCGGCGGCCAGAAGAAAGAGCAGACCCCCAGCCGAATAGCGAACCCTGTTCTTCAATGCTCTATCCTCGCTTCATCTTGAAATAGATTTCCGGTTCATGAATTCTTTTTATTCGGCCCAAAATTGAAGATAGGCGTGGGGAAATTAGGTGTCAAGGCACGGGTGTGGGTTAAGTTACGCCTGATGTCGTGTCAGGATGCTCGCTCTCTGTTGTCTGAGTGCCCTGAGACTTCCTGCTC contains:
- a CDS encoding fatty acid cis/trans isomerase is translated as MKNRVRYSAGGLLFLLAAGAIVGGIVWHQASEQADWQPFVLEPTTYPETTGSELAGSYYLDKIQPIFNRRCIVCHGCLDSPCLLKLTCYEGLLRGARKVNPDATHLFAEKPVRLFDQPSVAAWREQGFCSVVEQQGPPEERPAKSILFRMLVAGTEHNQPPFELQPLEPIYQSVNKHLCPCEQGIDAYLKQRPTAGMPFGMPALTADENQLFSEWISAGSPGPTAEVMAQVQQLKQPEVVARWEAYLNQDVPLSPLVSRFIFEHAFLATLHFEESPGEYFRLVRSTTPPIQVKTAADGKQVVTASPVHEIKTARPYNNPYLPGVDKLYYRLKKVTESRVQKSLFVWQLSDDKLKHLDELFFQIEPVAGKSLEPGYSSHNPFEVFQAIPARSRAQFLVENSHLIVSGMIRGPVCVGNLATYAIKDNFWVFFVDPAHDPSVLKPELGLQSWEDFMDYGLEGNAVYNDAYFKVLDQYKPTGYEINDVWDGNQQNSNAWLTILRNETNATVLRGRQGGIPPTFWLIDYSGFERLYYSLVVNYEYYGSVAQKLDTWEFMSRLRQEFEDNFLRLLPVDARKKYRDLWTRGIGQELLFRMPFPGENVGEGLEVEGTDPISGVLSQIQRQFTEAVSGPRDLLNTGNKPDVKLTDPVNDFDGWEAALSTLTMRTQLKFTPFLPSNTFIRLTKGEEHRVYSLVANRSYAFNNVVFDENGARQPELDTMSAYHGLVGDFPNLIIDLKIEDASACLAELNAVSTTEEWTAWKNKYGTLRNTAAFWPLLDWLTDWNFQNRQPDAGYFDLKYYMLLDSRY